From the genome of Papaver somniferum cultivar HN1 chromosome 2, ASM357369v1, whole genome shotgun sequence, one region includes:
- the LOC113350149 gene encoding protein DOS2-like has product MDFFKSVFSEDQQPSDPSDLRRNDSSESPKQENVQDQSDSSIDSHSDSSIGNTWSFGGLMKTLTTKSESVIQTYKRDLEEFSVGLKNETVAIREVASRAVKEIPVSIEAGASVAQGSLESVWRGTAEIISQGKGVILSADFENASNNFDSNNQERNNNIRNSRTYSSRFEANVYAIQNDMNTYTEELIDLDEFKKWKLGFDLEEKGEEIENLLDENNVMEGIYSKLVPSVIDSETFWSRYYFRVYKLKQVEDARANLVKRAISVDDEEDLSWDVDDDESSNKSESRVDSSVAEDLEKKETKELQSGIAVTENKSVEELQVENSKVADRKSEDKAPAEEVDGKNESEEKMAPGGKVEELESESNDKSGTKSDEKVIVEGKNESGESVKSSELSGISGQVVVSEEEDLGWDEIGDVGSGDEKKATISSSHRDELRKRLSTADEDEDLSWDIEEDEDGSIKH; this is encoded by the coding sequence ATGGATTTCTTCAAATCTGTATTCTCAGAAGATCAACAACCATCCGATCCATCAGATCTCAGAAGAAATGATTCATCTGAATCACCCAAACAAGAAAATGTTCAAGATCAATCAGATTCTTCAATCGATTCTCACTCAGATTCTTCTATTGGTaatacttggagttttggaggaTTAATGAAAACTTTAACGACAAAATCTGAATCAGTGATTCAAACATATAAACGAGATCTAGAAGAATTTAGTGTTGGATTAAAGAATGAAACGGTTGCTATTCGTGAAGTTGCTAGTCGTGCTGTCAAAGAAATTCCTGTTTCAATTGAAGCTGGAGCATCTGTAGCTCAAGGATCACTTGAATCGGTTTGGCGTGGAACAGCTGAGATTATTTCTCAAGGTAAAGGTGTCATTCTTTCTGCTGATTTCGAAAATGCATCGAATAATTTTGATAGTAATAATCAAGAACGTAATAATAATATTAGGAATTCGAGAACGTATAGTAGTAGATTTGAAGCGAATGTGTATGCGATTCAGAATGATATGAATACTTATACGGAAGAGTTAATTGATTTGGATGAGTTTAAGAAAtggaaattaggatttgatttaGAAGAGAAAGGTGAAGAGATCGAGAATTTACTTGACGAGAATAATGTTATGGAAGGGATTTATTCGAAACTTGTTCCTAGCGTTATTGATAGTGAGACATTTTGGAGTAGGTATTATTTTAGAGTTTATAAACTTAAGCAAGTTGAAGATGCCAGAGCTAATCTTGTAAAGAGAGCGATTTCAGTGGATGACGAGGAAGACTTGAGTtgggatgttgatgatgatgagagCTCTAATAAATCCGAATCTAGGGTGGATTCTTCAGTTGCTGAAGATTTGGAGAAGAAAGAAACTAAGGAACTACAGAGTGGGATTGCTGTAACTGAGAATAAGAGTGTTGAAGAATTACAGGTTGAGAATTCGAAGGTTGCTGATAGAAAGAGTGAAGATAAGGCTCCTGCAGAGGAAGTCGATGGCAAAAATGAGTCTGAGGAGAAAATGGCACCTGGAGGAAAAGTAGAAGAATTAGAATCAGAAAGTAATGACAAATCTGGAACGAAATCAGATGAAAAGGTGATTGTGGAAGGGAAAAATGAATCTGGTGAATCTGTCAAGTCCAGTGAACTTTCAGGAATTTCTGGTCAGGTGGTTGTATCCGAGGAAGAAGATCTTGGTTGGGATGAGATTGGAGATGTTGGCAGTGGTGATGAGAAGAAAGCGACTATTAGTAGCAGCCATAGGGATGAATTGCGCAAACGGTTGAGTActgctgatgaagatgaggatTTGAGTTGGGATATTGAAGAGGATGAGGATGGATCTATCAAGCATTGA